The Bacillota bacterium region TGGCGTATTACTTCCTGCGCCTCCTGGCGGCGGTCGGGCGGTGATTCGATGCGTCCAAGAACTCTCGCCTACCTGGGTCTCGGGCTCGTCGCCGCTTTCCTGGCCCTGAAGTTCGTCCTGCCCTACCTGCTGCCGTTTCTCTTAGCGGCCTTTGTCGCTGTGCTCATCGACCCGGTGGTCAACTGGCTGGAGAACCGGGTCCACCTCGGGCGGGGGCTGGCGGTGGGGGCCGTCCTCCTGCTCATCGTGGCCGGTCTCTCGACCGGGGTCGTGGTCGGGCTATACCGCCTGGCCCTTGAGGCCAGCGACCTTTCGGTCGATTTGCCGGGGTACTATGCCCAGGCGCAGACCCTCATCGAGACCTGGCTCAGCCGGCTCGGGGAGATTTCCTCCAGCCTGCCCGCCCCCCTCAACGACGCCCTCCAGGCTCAGGCCCAGTCGGCCTATTCCCTGCTCAGCAAGGTGGCGGCGGCCCTGCTCAATTCGGTGGCCTCCCTCCCCGGGACGGTCATGTTCACCGTCGTCACCGGGCTCGGTACCTTTTTCATCAGCCGGGACAAGCGCCAGATCAACCGGTTCATCCTCAGTCTCCTTCCGCTCGCCTGGCGCGAACGAGCCCAGACGGCGGAACGCCGGGTGATGGCCTCTTTCCTCGGTTATATCCGGGCCCAACTGGTCCTGGTCCTGCTGACGACGGTCGGGAGCATCGTCGGTCTCGGCCTGATCGGCGCACCCTACGCCCTGCTCCTCGGTTTCGGCGCCGGCCTTCTGGACCTCTTCCCGATGGTCGGGCCGGCGACCATGTACCTCCCCTGGGCACTCTACCACGTCTTTTTCGGAAACCCTGGCTTTGGGCTGCGGATCCTGGCGGTCTTCGCGGTGGTGGCCGGCGTTCGCCAACTGTTGGAAGCGCGAGTGGTGGGGGCCAGGATCGGGATCCACCCATTGGCCACGCTGATGGCCATCTACCTTGGCCTGGCTATCTTCGGCGCCCGCGGTCTGATCATCGGTCCGCTGACCGCCATCATCATCAAGGCCCTCGCCGAGAGCGGTCTCTGGCCCAGCCTCCCGCCGTCCGGCGGGGCGGGCGGCCGCCCGGCGGAGCCCACGAGGTGAAGCATATTGTTGAGGGTTGAGGAACGCGCACGCCGTCTGGCCATCATCGGAGCGACCGGGTCGATCGGTCGGCAGACCCTTGAGGTCGTCGGGGGCCACCCGGACCAGTTCCGAGTGGTCACCCTGGCCGCGGGGGGGAATGTCGACCTGCTCGAGGAGCAGTGCCGCCGCTTCCACCCGGAGGTTGTCGCCGTCCGCGACCAGAAGGCCGCGGCCGAGCTGCGACGGCGCTTGGCCGAGGAGAGGGTCTCCGTCTATGGAGGCTCCGAGGGACTCCTCGCGGCGGTCACGGCGGGCGAAGCCGACTTGGTCGTGATGGCCGTCGTCGGGGCCGCCGGCCTACCTCTGACCCTGGCGGCCATCGCCGCCGGCAAGGACGTCGCCCTGGCCAACAAGGAGACCCTGGTGGCCGGGGGCGAGTTGGTCATCCGGGCGGCCCGCGAGCGGGGGATTCGGT contains the following coding sequences:
- the ytvI gene encoding sporulation integral membrane protein YtvI; translated protein: MRPRTLAYLGLGLVAAFLALKFVLPYLLPFLLAAFVAVLIDPVVNWLENRVHLGRGLAVGAVLLLIVAGLSTGVVVGLYRLALEASDLSVDLPGYYAQAQTLIETWLSRLGEISSSLPAPLNDALQAQAQSAYSLLSKVAAALLNSVASLPGTVMFTVVTGLGTFFISRDKRQINRFILSLLPLAWRERAQTAERRVMASFLGYIRAQLVLVLLTTVGSIVGLGLIGAPYALLLGFGAGLLDLFPMVGPATMYLPWALYHVFFGNPGFGLRILAVFAVVAGVRQLLEARVVGARIGIHPLATLMAIYLGLAIFGARGLIIGPLTAIIIKALAESGLWPSLPPSGGAGGRPAEPTR